A portion of the Bacteroides faecium genome contains these proteins:
- a CDS encoding SusC/RagA family TonB-linked outer membrane protein — MRIKFLCIIICLFVNALASASAANRTITGVVISGEDNEPLIGASVYVHADDLKKAGASQTSLGTITDIDGKFSISVPEKVTRIHCSYIGFEEQAIVLQGEKKSYRIVLQPSAHALADVVVTGYQTLERRKLTAAISKVELSDAMVGATKSIDQALTGQIAGVAVTNTSGAPGAPAKIRIRGTASLNGTQDPLWVLDGMPLEGTDIPKLDDTKSDNDIVNIGQSSIAGLSPNDIESITILKDAAATAIYGARAANGVIVVTTKRGRTGKPVVNFNTKLTYTPNLDTSRLNLLNAEEKVNLELQLMSEPTYLLFGFIPTSVYEEKGGVATILKKYDLLNTFREKGWDGLSPEAQNAITRLKSINTDWNDILFRDAFTQEYNLSISGGSEKVTYYNSLGYTKENGNVPGVSFSRFNLTSKTSYQINRLLKVGISVFANRRKNQTFMTDSQGLTNPVYYSRIANPYFEPFDQNNNYIYDYEVVAGSVSNLNQGFNIYEERANTSKESINTAINSIFDAELRFNDQWKLTSQIGVQWEQLSQEEFAGMNSFNIRNQREKHTYEESEITKYIIPEGGMLKTTNSTTSQITWKIQGEYKNTFKDVHDIQIMAGSEIRKNWYENASSTGYGYDPKTLTFKNLNLRKQDLNDWKLKSKSYTENAFASFFANGSYTLKSRYTLGGSVRMDGSDLFGVDKKYRFLPIYSVSGMWRLSNEPFISQLKWIDNLAFRLSYGLQGNIDKTTSPFLVGSYGYVDIIPEGDEENITIDNAPNSKLRWEKTASYNAGIDFSVFNQSINLSVDYYYRKGTDLIGSKMLPLENGFTNMTVNWASMENKGIEVNLQTRNITTKDFSWYTSFNFAYNQNKVLRVMTNKTQATPSLEGYPVGAIFALKTKGIKPETGQILLENKEGKRVTIEELLQMTPTGDGYYDYGISAADQERELYSYIGTSDAPYTGGFMNTFNYRNWELNLNFSYNFGAHVKTTPSYHMDIDPARNLNRDILDRWTEENKDGKFPALATPNRNPADYRAFSDKRYLYNSLDIWVKKLSYVRLQNIRLAYHIPSEWLHKVNIGGATVGLEARNLFVFGSSYKNYMDPESMGNLYSTPIPKSVTFNLSLNF; from the coding sequence ATGAGAATCAAATTTTTGTGCATTATTATATGCTTATTTGTTAATGCACTGGCTTCCGCCAGTGCTGCCAACCGCACTATTACCGGAGTAGTAATCTCCGGTGAAGATAATGAACCTCTGATTGGTGCTTCCGTTTATGTCCATGCAGACGATTTGAAGAAAGCCGGAGCATCACAGACTTCCCTAGGTACTATCACCGATATTGATGGTAAATTCTCTATTTCTGTTCCGGAAAAAGTAACGCGTATTCATTGCAGTTATATTGGTTTTGAAGAACAAGCAATCGTATTACAAGGAGAAAAGAAGAGTTATCGCATAGTACTTCAACCTTCAGCACATGCTTTGGCAGACGTAGTCGTAACGGGATATCAGACATTGGAACGTAGAAAACTGACTGCTGCCATCTCAAAAGTTGAATTATCAGATGCGATGGTAGGTGCTACCAAAAGTATCGACCAGGCATTGACAGGACAAATTGCGGGTGTGGCAGTTACAAATACGTCCGGTGCTCCGGGAGCTCCGGCTAAAATTCGTATTCGTGGTACTGCTTCATTAAATGGAACACAAGATCCGTTGTGGGTATTGGATGGAATGCCTTTGGAAGGAACAGATATTCCCAAATTAGACGATACTAAATCTGATAATGATATTGTGAACATCGGACAATCGTCTATTGCCGGATTAAGTCCTAATGACATTGAAAGTATCACTATTTTAAAAGATGCAGCAGCCACCGCTATTTATGGTGCGCGTGCTGCAAATGGAGTCATTGTAGTGACCACCAAAAGAGGACGGACAGGAAAGCCTGTTGTCAACTTCAATACCAAGCTTACTTACACCCCAAATTTGGATACTTCCCGTCTCAACCTATTGAATGCAGAAGAAAAAGTTAACTTGGAACTCCAGTTAATGAGTGAACCAACATATCTATTATTCGGCTTCATACCTACCTCTGTTTATGAAGAAAAAGGAGGTGTAGCCACTATTTTGAAAAAATATGACCTGCTAAATACATTTAGAGAAAAAGGCTGGGACGGATTGTCCCCTGAAGCACAAAATGCCATCACTCGGTTAAAAAGCATTAATACCGACTGGAATGACATATTATTCAGAGATGCTTTTACACAAGAGTATAATTTAAGTATTTCTGGTGGTAGCGAAAAAGTTACTTACTACAACTCACTTGGATATACTAAAGAAAACGGTAATGTGCCGGGAGTAAGCTTCAGCCGGTTCAATTTGACTTCCAAGACTTCATATCAAATAAACAGACTACTTAAAGTGGGAATATCGGTCTTTGCTAACAGGCGTAAGAACCAAACATTTATGACTGACTCGCAAGGCCTTACCAACCCCGTATATTACTCACGTATTGCCAATCCTTACTTCGAGCCGTTCGATCAAAACAATAACTATATATACGATTATGAAGTCGTGGCTGGTTCCGTCTCCAACCTTAATCAAGGCTTCAATATTTATGAAGAACGTGCCAATACCAGTAAGGAGTCCATCAATACTGCCATAAATTCGATTTTCGATGCAGAACTGCGTTTCAATGACCAATGGAAACTTACCTCACAAATTGGTGTACAATGGGAACAGCTTTCTCAAGAAGAATTTGCAGGAATGAATAGCTTCAACATACGTAATCAACGTGAAAAACACACTTATGAAGAGTCGGAGATTACGAAGTATATCATCCCGGAAGGTGGAATGCTTAAAACAACAAATTCTACAACATCCCAGATAACATGGAAAATTCAAGGAGAATATAAAAACACATTTAAAGATGTCCATGACATACAAATAATGGCCGGATCGGAAATCCGTAAAAACTGGTATGAAAATGCATCCTCCACCGGATATGGATACGATCCGAAAACACTAACGTTCAAAAACTTGAACCTTAGAAAGCAAGATCTTAACGACTGGAAGCTTAAAAGTAAAAGTTATACAGAGAACGCATTCGCCTCTTTCTTCGCCAATGGTTCATATACTTTAAAAAGCCGCTATACACTGGGAGGCAGCGTCCGTATGGATGGTTCCGACCTGTTCGGCGTAGATAAAAAATATCGTTTCCTGCCCATCTATTCAGTCAGTGGCATGTGGCGTCTTTCCAATGAACCTTTTATCAGCCAATTAAAATGGATTGACAACCTAGCATTCCGCCTGTCATATGGTTTACAAGGAAATATCGATAAAACGACTTCTCCATTCCTTGTAGGAAGCTATGGATACGTTGATATTATACCAGAGGGGGATGAAGAAAATATCACTATTGACAACGCCCCGAACAGCAAACTGCGTTGGGAGAAAACAGCTTCTTATAATGCAGGAATCGATTTTTCAGTATTCAATCAAAGCATCAATCTGAGCGTAGATTATTATTACAGAAAGGGTACTGACCTTATTGGTTCCAAGATGTTACCATTAGAAAACGGATTCACAAATATGACTGTCAACTGGGCAAGTATGGAAAACAAAGGAATTGAAGTAAACCTACAAACACGCAACATTACAACCAAAGATTTCTCATGGTACACTTCTTTCAACTTTGCTTACAATCAAAATAAGGTATTGAGAGTGATGACAAACAAAACACAAGCAACTCCCAGTCTCGAAGGATATCCTGTAGGAGCTATATTTGCTCTGAAAACAAAAGGTATCAAGCCTGAAACCGGACAAATACTTCTTGAAAATAAAGAAGGGAAAAGAGTCACAATAGAAGAACTCTTACAAATGACCCCAACAGGAGATGGATACTATGATTATGGTATATCGGCAGCCGATCAAGAAAGAGAATTGTATAGCTATATCGGTACATCCGACGCGCCTTACACGGGAGGATTCATGAACACCTTCAATTACCGGAACTGGGAATTAAATCTGAACTTCTCATACAACTTTGGAGCTCACGTTAAGACAACTCCAAGCTACCACATGGACATCGACCCCGCACGCAATTTAAACAGAGATATTTTAGACAGATGGACAGAAGAGAATAAAGATGGAAAATTTCCGGCATTAGCCACTCCCAATCGTAATCCGGCAGACTATCGGGCATTCTCTGATAAAAGATACCTTTATAATTCACTTGATATCTGGGTCAAGAAATTGAGCTATGTACGTCTGCAAAATATACGCCTTGCATACCACATCCCATCCGAATGGTTGCACAAAGTAAATATCGGAGGGGCTACCGTCGGACTGGAAGCCCGCAACTTGTTTGTATTCGGTAGCAGCTATAAGAACTATATGGATCCCGAATCTATGGGTAATCTTTATTCTACTCCGATTCCCAAATCCGTGACATTCAATCTTAGTCTCAACTTTTAA
- a CDS encoding RagB/SusD family nutrient uptake outer membrane protein yields MMRKIYIATILIGSILLSSCDSYLDIQPVGKVIPNTLSEYRALLTTAYNKGAKIIDKGVIDFRSDMSIVSTSSTAQNAYSDIEKWNDITPSSTTREFQWESFYSVIYYANAIIDKQNQITEGSQEEINQLVGEAYLLRGYTHFILVNFYGQPYTKEGGPESKSIPLKWDLDLEGTPSRNTVKEIYTAILADIESARKLINQESWKEKYSYRFSSLSVDAMESRVRLYMGEWEKAYAAAELTLAKKSDLEDFNNVDSKLPNNYESVETITAYEVIYYSVFADQALLAASFMQKYAANHDLRPAKYYSTANTDGNYPSLKSKENCTFRTAELYLNAAEAAAHLNKIKEARIRLLQLMKNRYTPEGYEEKANAVNKMEKDALITEILEERARELAFEGHRWFDLRRTTRPRIQKVIDGQTYILEENDSRYTLRIPQAAIDANPGLLN; encoded by the coding sequence ATGATGAGAAAAATATACATCGCCACCATATTGATAGGAAGCATCTTATTGAGTTCCTGTGACAGCTATTTGGATATCCAGCCCGTAGGCAAAGTAATACCCAATACATTGTCCGAATATCGTGCATTGCTAACTACTGCTTATAACAAAGGTGCCAAAATAATTGACAAAGGCGTTATTGACTTTCGTAGTGATATGTCAATAGTCTCAACAAGTAGTACCGCACAAAATGCCTACTCTGACATTGAAAAATGGAATGATATTACACCTAGTAGCACCACTAGGGAATTTCAATGGGAATCTTTCTACTCTGTCATATACTATGCCAATGCAATCATTGACAAACAGAATCAAATAACAGAAGGAAGTCAGGAGGAAATAAACCAACTTGTAGGAGAAGCCTACCTACTAAGAGGATATACACATTTTATACTTGTAAATTTTTACGGTCAGCCCTATACCAAAGAGGGAGGCCCTGAGTCTAAATCTATTCCATTAAAATGGGATCTTGATCTGGAAGGAACCCCATCACGTAATACCGTCAAAGAAATCTATACGGCAATCCTGGCAGATATCGAGTCAGCCCGTAAACTTATCAATCAAGAATCATGGAAAGAGAAGTATTCATACCGTTTCTCCTCATTATCTGTAGATGCTATGGAATCCCGTGTCAGACTATATATGGGAGAATGGGAAAAAGCCTATGCAGCCGCGGAACTGACATTAGCAAAAAAATCGGATTTGGAAGATTTTAATAACGTAGACTCCAAACTTCCTAATAACTATGAATCGGTAGAAACAATTACAGCATACGAAGTTATATACTACAGTGTTTTTGCTGACCAAGCTCTGCTGGCCGCCTCATTCATGCAAAAATATGCAGCAAATCATGATCTACGTCCAGCCAAATATTATAGTACAGCAAATACAGATGGAAATTATCCTTCTTTAAAAAGCAAAGAAAACTGCACCTTCCGTACAGCAGAACTGTATCTTAATGCAGCAGAAGCAGCCGCTCATCTGAATAAGATAAAAGAAGCTCGTATCCGCTTACTACAACTTATGAAGAACCGTTATACGCCCGAAGGATATGAAGAAAAAGCAAATGCTGTGAATAAGATGGAAAAAGATGCGCTAATCACAGAGATTTTGGAAGAACGGGCGCGCGAACTAGCTTTTGAGGGACACCGTTGGTTTGATTTACGTCGCACAACTCGCCCTAGAATCCAAAAAGTTATAGATGGACAAACCTACATATTAGAGGAAAATGATTCACGCTACACATTACGGATTCCACAAGCGGCAATCGATGCAAATCCTGGATTATTAAACTAA
- a CDS encoding WG repeat-containing protein, producing MSNTITKLFASFLAYGVANKKKRFSAIGRFAEGLAPAKGKIQWGYINKGYDIVIPLKYERAFSFKGGLAMVVLNSQYGYIDCTGQIQIPLKFSAAHSFEEECARVCNNGLWGLIDRQGNYILPPTYNQMEQFTEGLALVSLHNKVGFINMKGKIVIPLEYDNGCPFSEGLAAVCIESQSSKWGYIDKNNKEILPFKYDIAEPFYSNIARVGLYGKSMKINKQGSECL from the coding sequence ATGAGCAACACTATTACAAAGCTCTTTGCGTCTTTTTTAGCTTATGGGGTAGCTAATAAAAAAAAACGTTTCTCGGCAATCGGTCGTTTTGCGGAAGGGTTAGCTCCCGCCAAAGGAAAAATCCAGTGGGGATACATCAACAAAGGATATGACATTGTCATTCCCCTAAAGTACGAACGGGCTTTTTCCTTTAAGGGAGGATTGGCGATGGTAGTACTTAACTCACAATATGGATATATTGATTGCACGGGACAAATACAGATACCTCTAAAATTCTCGGCAGCCCACTCATTCGAAGAAGAATGTGCACGAGTATGTAACAATGGACTATGGGGATTGATTGACAGACAAGGAAACTACATTCTGCCTCCGACATACAACCAGATGGAGCAGTTTACAGAAGGACTAGCCCTCGTCTCACTACATAACAAGGTGGGCTTTATTAACATGAAAGGCAAAATCGTTATTCCTTTGGAATATGACAACGGCTGTCCTTTCTCAGAAGGACTGGCTGCCGTCTGCATCGAAAGCCAGTCGTCCAAATGGGGATATATAGACAAGAACAACAAGGAAATACTTCCTTTTAAATATGATATTGCAGAACCCTTTTATAGCAATATAGCTCGAGTGGGTCTCTATGGAAAAAGCATGAAAATCAACAAACAGGGCAGTGAATGTCTATAA
- the ald gene encoding alanine dehydrogenase, with amino-acid sequence MVIGIPKEIKNNENRVGMTPSGVAEVVKQGHQVYIQHTAGINSGFPDEAYQAVGAQILPTIEDIYAIAEMIVKVKEPIAPEYKLIRKEQVLFTYFHFASDRDLTLAMLANKSICLAYETVEKADHSLPLLIPMSEVAGRMSIQEGARFLEKPQGGKGILLGGVPGVKPAKVLILGGGIVGSNAAQMAAGMGADVTIADINLARLRYLSETLPKNVKTLYASELRIRKELPDVDLVIGSVLIPGDKAPHLITKEMLSMMQPGTVLVDVAIDQGGCFETSHPTTHSAPTYVVDGIVHYAVANIPGAVPYTSTLALTNATLPYVIALANKGWKKACKDDPALALGLNIIEGKIVYKAIADVFGLKYEPVSL; translated from the coding sequence ATGGTCATCGGAATACCCAAAGAAATCAAGAACAATGAGAACCGCGTAGGGATGACGCCTTCCGGAGTAGCCGAAGTGGTGAAGCAAGGGCATCAAGTATATATCCAGCATACAGCAGGAATCAACAGCGGTTTCCCGGATGAAGCGTATCAAGCTGTCGGTGCACAAATTCTGCCAACGATAGAAGATATTTATGCCATTGCCGAGATGATCGTAAAAGTAAAGGAACCGATAGCTCCCGAATATAAGCTCATCAGAAAAGAACAGGTATTATTTACCTACTTCCACTTTGCTTCCGACAGAGATCTGACACTTGCCATGCTTGCCAATAAATCAATATGCCTGGCCTACGAAACTGTAGAGAAAGCCGACCACTCATTACCCCTGTTAATACCCATGAGCGAAGTAGCCGGACGAATGTCCATCCAAGAAGGCGCCCGTTTTCTGGAAAAGCCACAAGGGGGAAAAGGAATTCTTTTAGGCGGTGTTCCGGGAGTGAAACCTGCCAAGGTCTTGATTTTAGGTGGCGGAATCGTAGGTAGCAATGCTGCGCAAATGGCTGCCGGGATGGGAGCAGACGTAACAATTGCAGATATAAACCTGGCTCGTCTGCGTTATTTGAGCGAGACACTGCCTAAGAATGTAAAAACGCTGTACGCATCCGAATTAAGAATAAGAAAAGAATTACCGGACGTCGACTTGGTTATCGGGTCCGTACTGATACCCGGCGATAAAGCACCACATCTGATTACAAAAGAAATGCTTTCAATGATGCAACCCGGTACAGTATTGGTAGACGTAGCAATAGACCAGGGGGGCTGTTTTGAGACATCTCACCCAACAACTCACAGTGCGCCGACTTATGTCGTAGACGGTATCGTTCACTATGCGGTAGCCAATATCCCGGGAGCTGTCCCCTATACTTCCACTTTGGCTCTTACCAACGCTACCCTGCCCTATGTTATCGCTCTAGCAAACAAGGGCTGGAAAAAAGCTTGCAAAGACGATCCGGCACTGGCACTCGGATTGAATATTATAGAAGGAAAAATCGTTTATAAAGCCATAGCCGATGTGTTTGGCTTGAAATACGAACCTGTCAGCCTATAA
- a CDS encoding NAD(P)H-dependent flavin oxidoreductase: MNRITSLLGIQYPIIQGGMVWCSGWRLASAVSNAGGLGLIGAGSMHPETLREHIRKCRAATELPFGVNIPLMYPQIEEIMNIVVEEGVKIVFTSAGNPKTWTGWLKERGIKVVHVVSSSRFAVKCEEAGVDAVVAEGFEAGGHNGREETTTFCLIPAVREATTLPLIAAGGIGTGEGILAAMVLGAEGVQIGTRFALTEESSASPVFKDYCLSLGEGDTKLLLKKLAPTRLVKNDFRYAVEKAEDSGASSEELRTLLGRGRAKKGMFEGDLEEGELEIGQVSAIISRRQSVVEVMSELVESYRQAVEKKYFFER; encoded by the coding sequence ATGAATAGAATAACTTCTCTTCTAGGAATACAGTATCCTATAATTCAAGGTGGAATGGTATGGTGTAGCGGTTGGCGGCTGGCTTCCGCAGTGAGCAATGCGGGTGGCTTAGGTCTGATTGGTGCAGGTTCTATGCATCCCGAAACTTTACGCGAGCATATTCGTAAATGCCGTGCAGCTACGGAGCTTCCTTTTGGCGTGAATATCCCTTTGATGTATCCTCAAATAGAAGAAATAATGAATATTGTGGTGGAAGAAGGAGTGAAGATTGTTTTTACTTCTGCCGGAAATCCGAAAACATGGACAGGATGGCTGAAAGAACGTGGAATAAAAGTTGTTCATGTAGTTTCTTCCTCTCGTTTTGCAGTGAAATGTGAGGAAGCGGGAGTGGATGCTGTGGTGGCTGAAGGTTTTGAAGCCGGCGGGCATAATGGTCGTGAGGAAACAACAACTTTCTGCCTGATTCCTGCTGTGCGTGAGGCTACGACCTTGCCTTTGATAGCTGCTGGCGGTATTGGTACGGGAGAAGGGATATTGGCTGCTATGGTATTGGGGGCTGAGGGAGTGCAGATAGGTACTCGTTTCGCCTTGACCGAAGAGAGCTCTGCAAGTCCGGTGTTTAAGGATTATTGCCTGAGTCTTGGCGAGGGGGACACTAAGTTATTATTAAAGAAACTGGCTCCGACACGTTTGGTAAAGAATGATTTCCGATATGCAGTGGAAAAGGCGGAAGATAGTGGTGCTTCTTCCGAAGAATTACGAACCCTGCTGGGAAGAGGGCGAGCAAAGAAAGGGATGTTTGAAGGTGACTTAGAGGAAGGTGAGCTGGAAATAGGACAGGTTTCGGCAATAATATCCCGTCGGCAGTCGGTGGTAGAGGTAATGAGCGAATTGGTTGAATCTTATCGGCAAGCGGTAGAGAAGAAATATTTCTTTGAAAGATAA
- a CDS encoding DUF4858 domain-containing protein has protein sequence MNRLMKRFLATMALCFVTLLAYSQVWTAQDSLHLKKLLDSDQELHLNMDAVKSIDFGSAVGTPRMSEEKNWMLPDESLPEALPKPKVVLSLMPYKANTRFNWDPVYQKKIRVDKNTWRGDPFYELRHQRSYSNWARNPMAKGMRKSLDEIQASGVRFRQLSERANGMFVNSVVMDSPIPLFGGSGVYINGGTIGGLDLMAVFTKDFWNKKGRDNRARTLEVLRTYGDSTTVLINKPIEQIAR, from the coding sequence ATGAATAGATTGATGAAACGTTTTTTGGCAACTATGGCATTGTGTTTTGTAACTTTACTTGCGTATTCGCAAGTCTGGACGGCGCAAGACTCATTGCATCTGAAGAAGTTGCTGGATAGTGACCAGGAGTTGCACTTAAATATGGATGCTGTAAAGTCGATTGATTTCGGTAGTGCGGTAGGAACTCCCCGGATGTCGGAGGAGAAGAATTGGATGCTGCCTGACGAATCGCTACCCGAAGCATTACCTAAACCGAAAGTGGTGTTGAGCCTGATGCCGTATAAGGCAAATACCCGTTTTAATTGGGATCCTGTCTATCAGAAAAAGATAAGGGTGGATAAGAATACCTGGCGGGGAGATCCTTTCTACGAACTACGGCATCAGAGATCATACTCCAATTGGGCGCGTAATCCGATGGCAAAGGGAATGCGTAAGTCTTTGGATGAGATACAGGCGAGCGGAGTACGTTTCCGCCAGTTGAGTGAGCGTGCCAATGGGATGTTTGTAAATTCGGTAGTGATGGACAGTCCTATTCCTTTATTTGGAGGGAGTGGGGTGTATATCAATGGCGGAACCATCGGAGGGCTTGACTTGATGGCTGTCTTTACAAAAGATTTTTGGAATAAGAAGGGAAGGGATAATCGTGCCCGCACGTTGGAAGTCTTACGGACTTACGGAGACTCGACGACTGTATTGATAAATAAACCAATCGAACAGATTGCCCGGTAA
- a CDS encoding DUF4943 family protein codes for MKKTLVMLWMALCLIVSFSGCSSEEMDYNNPDVALFVKQLKSGTYKMKNDKGVVEVPHFMEEDIPELLKYAEDLTIIPSFPSVYNTNNGKIRLGECMLWVIEYIRQGIPPSMGCKMVLANAENYEAIYFLTDEEVIDAAACYRSWWEERQYPKTRWTIDPCYDEPLCGSGYRWW; via the coding sequence ATGAAAAAAACACTTGTAATGCTGTGGATGGCACTTTGCCTGATTGTATCTTTCAGTGGATGCAGCAGCGAAGAAATGGATTATAACAACCCTGATGTTGCTCTTTTTGTGAAGCAATTGAAGTCGGGCACGTATAAGATGAAGAATGATAAAGGAGTGGTGGAAGTTCCTCATTTCATGGAAGAGGACATTCCCGAACTTTTGAAATATGCAGAAGATCTGACAATTATCCCCTCTTTTCCGTCGGTTTATAATACGAACAACGGTAAGATTCGTTTGGGTGAATGTATGCTTTGGGTGATTGAGTATATCCGTCAGGGCATACCGCCGTCAATGGGTTGCAAAATGGTATTGGCGAATGCTGAAAATTATGAAGCAATCTATTTTCTGACCGACGAGGAAGTGATCGATGCAGCCGCTTGCTATCGTAGTTGGTGGGAAGAACGGCAATATCCGAAGACACGGTGGACGATTGATCCGTGTTATGACGAACCGCTTTGCGGATCGGGCTATCGTTGGTGGTGA
- a CDS encoding outer membrane beta-barrel protein gives MKKENDEITDLFRTRLADAGMSVRDGFWEELSQDIPVACQHRRRILLFRVAAAASVLLVLAASSATFLYFSPKEEMEEAFTKIAVTNGGQMDGDGIRVNQLPLPVEPVLPKPAPKSFGMLSQCIEEEDSLSITFSMSFSFSSTTAGSGNRYGNQGYNGYWQAANGNTESSAVQEETASPAVTPEKVVKRDRWAIKAQLGTALPADGGTYKMPISAGVTVERKLNDYLGIETGLLYSNLRSAGQHLHYLGIPVRVNVTLIDTKKVDLYATVGGIADKCIAGAPDNSFKEEPIQLAVTAGIGINYKINDRLALFVEPGISHHFSTDSKLATVRTKRPTNFNLLCGLRMTY, from the coding sequence ATGAAGAAAGAAAATGATGAAATAACCGATCTGTTTCGCACACGTCTCGCTGATGCGGGGATGAGTGTCCGGGATGGCTTTTGGGAAGAGCTCTCGCAGGATATTCCTGTGGCTTGCCAACATCGCCGTCGGATCCTGCTCTTCCGTGTGGCGGCTGCGGCATCTGTGTTGCTCGTCCTGGCGGCTTCATCGGCTACTTTCCTGTATTTCTCTCCCAAGGAAGAGATGGAAGAAGCTTTTACGAAGATAGCCGTGACGAATGGCGGGCAGATGGACGGAGACGGGATACGTGTCAATCAATTGCCGTTGCCGGTGGAACCTGTTTTACCGAAACCGGCTCCTAAGTCTTTTGGTATGTTGTCACAATGTATAGAAGAGGAGGATTCGCTTTCTATTACCTTCTCCATGTCGTTCTCTTTTTCGTCAACTACTGCGGGAAGTGGCAATCGTTACGGTAATCAAGGTTATAATGGTTATTGGCAGGCTGCAAATGGAAATACGGAATCATCTGCCGTGCAGGAAGAAACTGCAAGTCCGGCTGTTACTCCCGAAAAAGTTGTGAAGAGAGATCGCTGGGCGATAAAAGCGCAGTTAGGCACGGCACTTCCGGCAGATGGCGGTACGTATAAGATGCCAATTTCTGCAGGTGTGACAGTAGAACGGAAACTGAATGATTATCTGGGAATAGAAACCGGATTGCTTTATTCAAATCTCCGTTCGGCAGGACAACATTTGCACTATTTGGGTATCCCTGTCCGGGTAAACGTGACGCTGATAGATACAAAGAAAGTTGACCTTTACGCTACTGTAGGCGGGATAGCGGATAAATGCATCGCCGGCGCGCCGGACAATAGCTTCAAGGAAGAACCTATCCAACTGGCAGTGACTGCCGGCATTGGAATCAATTATAAGATTAACGACCGACTTGCGCTTTTTGTCGAACCCGGTATTTCGCACCATTTCAGCACGGATTCGAAACTGGCTACGGTACGCACGAAACGGCCGACTAATTTTAATTTACTTTGCGGACTTCGCATGACGTATTAA
- a CDS encoding RNA polymerase sigma factor yields MENEIELVKGCRAGKDSARKELYTLYSKQMLAVCFRYTGDMDAAHDVLHDGFIKIFTNFSFRGESSLCTWITRVMVTQSLDYLRREKRVSQLVVHEEQLPDIPDISDSGGGAGISEERLMAFIAELPDGCRTVFNLYVFEEKSHKEIAQMLHIKEHSSTSQLHRAKYLLAKRIKEYRNNEERK; encoded by the coding sequence TTGGAAAACGAGATAGAACTGGTAAAGGGCTGTCGGGCAGGAAAGGATTCAGCCCGAAAGGAACTTTACACCCTCTATTCCAAACAGATGCTGGCGGTATGTTTCCGCTATACGGGCGATATGGATGCGGCGCACGATGTACTGCATGACGGTTTCATCAAGATTTTTACCAACTTCTCCTTCCGGGGCGAATCGTCGCTCTGCACATGGATAACCCGGGTGATGGTCACTCAATCGCTCGATTATCTGAGACGGGAGAAACGAGTCAGTCAGTTGGTAGTGCATGAAGAGCAACTTCCCGATATACCCGATATATCGGATTCGGGAGGAGGGGCTGGAATCTCCGAGGAGCGGTTGATGGCTTTTATTGCCGAATTGCCGGATGGTTGCCGAACCGTTTTCAACCTTTATGTGTTTGAAGAAAAGTCACACAAGGAGATAGCTCAGATGCTCCATATCAAAGAGCATTCGTCTACTTCGCAGTTGCATCGCGCCAAGTATTTGTTAGCAAAAAGAATTAAAGAGTATAGGAACAATGAAGAAAGAAAATGA